Proteins encoded together in one Variovorax paradoxus window:
- a CDS encoding response regulator — protein MDTVRTFVVEDNPTIRENLLGTLREVARVDPVGQAESEREGTRWLTSNLSQWDLAIVDLFLKDGTGFSVLEACRNREPAQKMVVLSNHLTPEMRRKCKQLGADAVFDKATEIDDLIDFCLRRRQEQFMNSSFSAAH, from the coding sequence ATGGACACCGTTAGAACCTTTGTTGTCGAGGACAACCCCACCATCCGCGAAAACCTGTTGGGTACCTTGCGCGAAGTGGCAAGGGTCGACCCGGTGGGCCAGGCGGAATCGGAGCGTGAAGGCACCCGTTGGCTGACGAGCAATCTCTCGCAATGGGACCTGGCCATCGTCGACCTGTTCTTGAAGGACGGCACCGGCTTCAGCGTGCTCGAGGCCTGCCGCAACCGTGAGCCGGCGCAGAAGATGGTGGTGCTCAGCAATCACCTTACTCCCGAGATGCGGCGCAAGTGCAAACAGCTTGGCGCCGATGCGGTGTTCGACAAGGCCACCGAGATCGACGACCTGATCGACTTCTGCCTGCGTCGCCGGCAGGAGCAGTTCATGAATTCGTCGTTCTCGGCTGCGCACTGA
- a CDS encoding Na/Pi cotransporter family protein, which yields MKHLLNLLAAVALLVWGTHLVRTGVLRVFGANLRKILVQSMRNRFTAALSGIGVTALVQSSTATSLMTSSFVGQGLVTLPAALAVMRGADIGTALISVLFSADLSWLSPMFIFVGVVLFISRSASVAGRVGRVLIGLGLMLLALQLVVEATEPLFSAPAVRALLASLNSDVLLEITIGAALAIVAYSSLAVVLLVAAMASSNVVPLDVALGLVLGANLGSGLLAVLTTAKSAVPVRQVTVGNLLFKALGVAIVAPFVGLWLRYVQPQVPNATHGVVLFHLAFNVVISLGFIGLTQWVATLVTRMLPVPQQPATSTRPHHLDPSALSTPSLAISNAAREALHQADIVETMLIGTLDVIRHNDLRLSQELRQLDDTVDELYSAIKYYMTRISREALGEEESRRWTDIISFTINMEQIGDIIERVIIDIEDKKIKPQRNFSAAGMAEIVELHGRLVANLRLSMSVFLNGNVRDAQKLLQEKARFRDLERAYATTHLDRLSDRTTLSIETSSLHIDLISDLKRINSHICSIAYPILESAGALAPSRLRESRLGKIEG from the coding sequence ATGAAGCATCTTCTGAACCTGCTCGCCGCCGTCGCACTGCTGGTGTGGGGCACGCACCTCGTTCGCACAGGCGTGCTGCGCGTGTTCGGGGCCAATCTGCGCAAGATCCTGGTGCAGAGCATGCGCAACCGCTTCACGGCCGCCCTGTCGGGCATCGGCGTGACCGCGCTGGTGCAGTCGAGCACGGCCACCTCGCTGATGACTTCGTCCTTCGTGGGGCAGGGCCTGGTCACGCTGCCGGCCGCGCTGGCAGTGATGCGCGGAGCCGACATAGGTACGGCACTCATCTCGGTGCTGTTCTCGGCCGATCTGTCATGGCTCTCGCCGATGTTCATCTTCGTGGGCGTGGTGCTGTTCATTTCGCGCTCGGCCAGCGTCGCCGGGCGCGTCGGCCGGGTGCTCATCGGCCTGGGGCTGATGCTGCTCGCGCTGCAATTGGTGGTGGAGGCCACCGAGCCGCTCTTCTCGGCTCCGGCGGTGCGGGCGCTCCTGGCCTCGCTCAACAGCGACGTGCTGCTCGAAATCACCATTGGCGCCGCGCTGGCCATCGTGGCGTATTCGAGCCTGGCGGTGGTGCTGCTGGTCGCGGCCATGGCAAGCTCCAACGTGGTTCCGCTGGACGTGGCGCTGGGGCTGGTGCTCGGCGCGAACCTCGGCAGCGGATTGCTGGCCGTGCTGACCACCGCCAAGTCGGCCGTGCCGGTGCGGCAGGTCACGGTGGGCAACCTGCTGTTCAAGGCACTTGGCGTGGCCATCGTCGCGCCGTTCGTGGGGCTCTGGCTGCGCTACGTACAACCCCAAGTGCCCAACGCAACGCACGGCGTGGTGCTGTTCCACCTGGCGTTCAACGTCGTCATCAGCCTGGGATTCATCGGCCTCACGCAGTGGGTGGCAACGCTGGTCACCAGGATGCTGCCGGTGCCGCAGCAACCGGCCACTTCCACCCGGCCGCATCACCTGGACCCTTCGGCGCTTTCAACACCTTCGCTCGCCATTTCGAACGCGGCGCGCGAGGCGCTGCACCAGGCCGACATTGTGGAAACCATGCTCATCGGCACGCTGGACGTGATCCGCCACAACGACCTGCGCCTGTCGCAGGAGCTGCGCCAGCTCGACGACACGGTGGACGAGCTCTACTCGGCCATCAAGTACTACATGACGCGCATCTCGCGCGAGGCGCTGGGCGAAGAAGAAAGCCGGCGCTGGACCGACATCATCAGCTTCACCATCAACATGGAGCAGATCGGCGACATCATCGAGCGCGTGATCATCGACATCGAAGACAAGAAGATCAAGCCGCAGCGCAACTTCTCGGCCGCCGGCATGGCGGAAATCGTCGAGCTGCACGGCCGGCTGGTGGCCAACTTGCGGCTGAGCATGAGCGTGTTCTTGAACGGCAACGTGCGCGATGCGCAAAAGCTGCTGCAAGAAAAAGCACGCTTTCGCGACCTTGAACGGGCCTATGCCACCACCCACCTCGACCGGCTGTCGGACCGCACCACGCTGAGCATCGAGACCAGTTCGCTGCACATCGACCTGATCAGCGACCTGAAACGCATCAACTCGCACATCTGCTCCATCGCCTATCCGATCCTCGAATCGGCCGGTGCGCTGGCACCGAGCCGGCTGCGCGAATCGCGGCTGGGCAAGATCGAAGGCTGA